The Hylaeus volcanicus isolate JK05 unplaced genomic scaffold, UHH_iyHylVolc1.0_haploid 12192, whole genome shotgun sequence genome contains a region encoding:
- the LOC128882821 gene encoding uncharacterized protein LOC128882821, translating to MIIEETKREKIRIRTGIKALRFVEKIRNAVGRELLKECLKEKETAAEETRNIKERMDYLRINGYSQAGVEELREGDRNVVKEVRERDIQVIYNKIREATYNSRYKYIVTALCLEYLNKTGKRDNQKLIARIRCGNLEEGNRYWLKEEDRKCGLCKLEKGTLKHLIEDCQDLETGELKEETLVEGRADERVAEWVKKIEKKRKERSG from the coding sequence ATGATCATAGAGGAAACAAAAAGGGAGAAAATAAGAATCAGAACAGGGATAAAAGCTTTAAGATTTGTAGAGAAGATTAGGAATGCAGTCGGCAGGGAGCTGTTAAAGGAATGCCTGAAGGAAAAGGAGACAGCGGCGGAGGAGACAAGAAATATCAAGGAAAGGATGGATTACCTGAGAATAAACGGATATAGTCAAGCGGGAGTCGAGGAGTTAAGAGAAGGAGACAGAAATGTAGTGAAAGAGGTAAGGGAGAGAGATATCCAAGTGATATACAATAAGATAAGAGAGGCAACATATAATAGCagatataaatacattgtaaCAGCACTATGTCtagagtatttaaataaaacaggaaAGAGAGATAATCAAAAACTTATAGCTAGGATAAGGTGTGGGAATTTAGAAGAGGGAAACAGATATTGGCTGAAAGAGGAGGACAGGAAGTGCGGTTTGTGCAAATTGGAAAAAGGGACGCTGAAACACCTCATAGAGGACTGCCAGGACTTAGAAACAGGAGaattaaaagaggaaacgttGGTAGAGGGGAGGGCGGATGAGAGGGTAGCAGAGTGGGTAAAGAAGAttgagaagaagaggaaggaaaGGAGCGGGtag